The Diadema setosum chromosome 1, eeDiaSeto1, whole genome shotgun sequence genome has a window encoding:
- the LOC140246478 gene encoding carboxypeptidase B-like, with translation MTPKSETELQWMKKVAANWEMLDFWKRPTKVGQSVDVMVPPALHLDVLRAFARPGLSIETWISDVQSLIDEEAAEMVRAKGVLRPGDFDYFTYHEYSEIDAWMTDFASANPGVTKIPVTTTYEKETVYGLRIDMSSSSTNVAYIQGGIHAREWISPATMINMVRMFIENYGTDDIVTSMLDNFVWIIVPVFNVDGYKYSHTDDRMWRKNRNPNNGGCKGVDLNRNFDYQWGGAGRSKCVQDYQGPSALSEPETSGSKDFLTSFGSNLKLYIDFHAYGQYWLHPWGYTGSKLTAHPDRDQQYDVAVQIENSISSVHGKNYFVGESGPDMYPATGGSEDFGYGSLGVKYSYVVELRDQGRYGFELPANQIQPTAEEIFAGMKTLGQQLVNEYA, from the exons ATGACACCGAAGAGTGAGACGGAACTACAATGGATGAAGAAAGTCGCCGCGAACTGGGAAATG CTGGACTTTTGGAAGCGCCCTACCAAAGTTGGTCAGTCGGTCGATGTGATGGTCCCCCCTGCCTTACACCTCGACGTACTCCGAGCCTTCGCACGGCCTGGATTGTCCATTGAAacttgg ATCTCAGATGTGCAATCTCTTATTGACGAAGAGGCAGCAGAGATGGTACGAGCAAAGGGCGTCTTGCGACCAGGAGACTTCGACTATTTCACCTACCATGAGTACAGCGaa ATTGATGCTTGGATGACCGACTTTGCCAGCGCCAACCCTGGTGTGACGAAAATTCCCGTTACTACGACCTATGAGAAAGAGACAGTCTATGGATTAAGG ATTGACATGTCGTCTTCATCGACCAACGTAGCTTACATTCAAGGTGGTATCCACGCACGAGAATGGATCAGTCCAGCAACCATGATAAACATGGTCAGAATG TTCATTGAGAACTATGGGACTGACGACATCGTGACCAGCATGTTGGATAATTTCGTCTGGATCATTGTCCCTGTCTTCAACGTTGATGGTTACAAGTACAGCCACACG GATGACCGTATGTGGCGCAAGAACCGTAACCCGAACAATGGTGGATGCAAAGGCGTCGATCTCAATAGGAATTTTGACTATCAGTGGGGTG GTGCTGGAAGGTCAAAGTGTGTCCAGGACTACCAAGGACCTAGTGCCCTGAGCGAACCAGAGACCAGTGGCTCTAAGGATTTCTTAACCAGCTTTGGCAGTAACCTCAAGCTCTACATCGACTTTCATGCTTACGGGCAGTACTGGCTCCATCCATGGGGATACACCGGCAGCAAACTGACCGCCCACCCAGATAGAGATCAACAG TATGATGTCGCTGTACAGATTGAAAACTCCATCAGCTCTGTGCACGGAAAGAACTACTTTGTAGGAGAATCTGGCCCcgacatgt ACCCAGCTACGGGCGGTAGTGAGGATTTCGGCTACGGTTCGCTCGGCGTGAAGTACAGCTATGTGGTGGAGCTTCGAGATCAAGGAAGATATGGCTTCGAACTTCCAGCCAATCAGATCCAACCTACAGCTGAAGAAATCTTTGCTGGTATGAAGACTCTGGGACAACAACTCGTTAATGAGTACGCGTAA